Proteins co-encoded in one Camelus bactrianus isolate YW-2024 breed Bactrian camel chromosome 6, ASM4877302v1, whole genome shotgun sequence genomic window:
- the LOC105079148 gene encoding protein FAM177A1 isoform X3, protein MDREPGSGEEGGDAVAASGAAEAAAAAAFGKSARQMSNERGFENVELGVIGKKKKVPRRVIHFVSGETMEEYSTDEDEVDSLEKKDVLPTVDPTKLTWGPYLWFYMLRAATSTLSVCDFLGEKIASVLGISTPKYQYAIDEYYRMKKEEEEEEEENRMSEEAERQYQQNKLQADSIVQSDQPETLVPSSFVNLNFEMEGECEVIMESKQNPVSVPP, encoded by the exons ATGGACCGGGAGCCAGGGAGcggtgaggagggaggagacgCTGTCGCAGCCTCGGGAGCTGCGGAAGCTGCGGCCGCCGCGGCGTTCGGGAAATCGGCGCGGCAG ATGAGTAATGAAAGAGGCTTTGAAAATGTAGAACTGGGAGtcataggaaaaaagaagaaagtcccAAGGAGAGTCATCCACTTTGTTAGTGGAGAAACAATGGAAGAATACAGCACCGATGAAGATGAGGTCGATAGCCTGGAGAAGAAAGACGTGTTGCCTACTGTTGATCCG ACAAAACTTACCTGGGGCCCCTACTTATGGTTTTACATGCTTCGTGCTGCCACATCAACCCTGTCAG TGTGTGACTTTCTTGGAGAGAAGATTGCATCTGTTTTGGGGATCAGCACCCCAAAATACCAATATGCCATTGATGAATATTACCGGATGAAGAAGGAG gaagaagaagaggaagaagaaaacaggatGTCTGAAGAAGCAGAGAGACAATACCAACAAAATAAGCTGCAGGCTGATTCCATCGTTCAGTCAGATCAACCAGAAACGCTGGTACCCAGTTCATTTGTCAATCTCAATTTTGAAATGGAGGGGGAATGTgaagtcattatggaaagcaaaCAAAATCCAGTCTCTGTCCCTCCGTAG
- the LOC105079148 gene encoding protein FAM177A1 isoform X2: protein MEVGLSAITLYLASASSPVAATTMDREPGSGEEGGDAVAASGAAEAAAAAAFGKSARQMSNERGFENVELGVIGKKKKVPRRVIHFVSGETMEEYSTDEDEVDSLEKKDVLPTVDPTKLTWGPYLWFYMLRAATSTLSVCDFLGEKIASVLGISTPKYQYAIDEYYRMKKEEEEEEEENRMSEEAERQYQQNKLQADSIVQSDQPETLVPSSFVNLNFEMEGECEVIMESKQNPVSVPP, encoded by the exons ATGGAAGTGGGCTTATCGGCCATTACCTTGTATCTCGCCAGCGCCAGCAGTCCTGTGGCGGCGACAACGATGGACCGGGAGCCAGGGAGcggtgaggagggaggagacgCTGTCGCAGCCTCGGGAGCTGCGGAAGCTGCGGCCGCCGCGGCGTTCGGGAAATCGGCGCGGCAG ATGAGTAATGAAAGAGGCTTTGAAAATGTAGAACTGGGAGtcataggaaaaaagaagaaagtcccAAGGAGAGTCATCCACTTTGTTAGTGGAGAAACAATGGAAGAATACAGCACCGATGAAGATGAGGTCGATAGCCTGGAGAAGAAAGACGTGTTGCCTACTGTTGATCCG ACAAAACTTACCTGGGGCCCCTACTTATGGTTTTACATGCTTCGTGCTGCCACATCAACCCTGTCAG TGTGTGACTTTCTTGGAGAGAAGATTGCATCTGTTTTGGGGATCAGCACCCCAAAATACCAATATGCCATTGATGAATATTACCGGATGAAGAAGGAG gaagaagaagaggaagaagaaaacaggatGTCTGAAGAAGCAGAGAGACAATACCAACAAAATAAGCTGCAGGCTGATTCCATCGTTCAGTCAGATCAACCAGAAACGCTGGTACCCAGTTCATTTGTCAATCTCAATTTTGAAATGGAGGGGGAATGTgaagtcattatggaaagcaaaCAAAATCCAGTCTCTGTCCCTCCGTAG